The DNA window CAGGGAGAGGACCAGGAATGTAGCCTTGTTCAAAATACTGCAaaccaaaaacaacaacaattgcaaccaatgcCAAATAGGACAACCCTTCAACAGCACCAAGTAACCCAAAAGGACCATTAGGTAAACCAGAACCAGTTTTTGATTTGGTGTATAAAGACCAACCAACAATTCCCACAACAACAAGGTAACTTATTCCTTCTAATGCACCAATTGATCCACCTGGTCCTGGTGGAAGACCACAACCAGTTGTTTTCA is part of the Vicia villosa cultivar HV-30 ecotype Madison, WI linkage group LG2, Vvil1.0, whole genome shotgun sequence genome and encodes:
- the LOC131652110 gene encoding uncharacterized protein LOC131652110, encoding MEASKILLFSPISTSKLHTNHSNHPLRKPKSHQMRLKLKITSMAKQETDTNIGIAEKAAIAGGLISSPVIGWSLYTLKTTGCGLPPGPGGSIGALEGISYLVVVGIVGWSLYTKSKTGSGLPNGPFGLLGAVEGLSYLALVAIVVVFGLQYFEQGYIPGPLPADQCFG